GGCGATTCCGGTGCTGCCGATCACCGCCGCGACGGCGGCCCCACGACCCAGGTCGGGCCATGGCCTGGTGCGGTCGAAGCCCAGTGTCCGCAGTCCCTTCCCCTCGCGCAGCAGGAAGTGCGCGACCAGGGCGACCGGTACCAGCGCCGTCGTGATGCCGAAGAGCTGCCAGGCGAGATCCAGCCATGGCCGGCCCGGCGCCGCCGAGGCGTTGAGAGTGGCCGCCTGATCCTTGAGACCGCCCGGCTTCGTGACCGACCCGACAAAGCTGATCAAGGCGGAGACACCACTCGCGCCGAGCGAAAGCCCCAGGACCAACAGCGTCTCGTCCCGGAGAGTCCGCCGCTCGGGCCGCCCCTCAGGAAAATCGCCAGCCACAGCGCCCGCCTCCACCTGCACTCCTGCCTCCAGTTGTGTCATCCCGCCGCATCCCTGCCCTCGCCCCACCGAAGTCCTGGGACACCGCGAAAATCGTGCGCGACAGGCCGCCAGGGGGCGGGCCGCTTCCGGCGCGTCTCCCCTGTTCCCTCCTGCTCCCTGCCTTACGGCTACTGCGGCCGATTCACCTCATACGACTGTTTCGCCGCGCGTTCGCCCAGCGGCGAGGGATACGACCGTCATGGGCCATCGCAGTTTGCCCGATCCACCTGAGAAGAGCGCGACCGACCCCCGCGCACGCGCCCGGCGCCGCACGGTCACCATCGTCACGACCCTCGGTCTCGCCACCACCGCAGCTACGCCAGCCACCGCGCGAAGCGCAACCCAGCACCCCGGATCGCCCACCGGGGAGTCCCCGAGCCCCTCACCGGGCCTCAGGGCTCACCCCAGGGGCACCGCTTCCGGCAGCCCCACCGGCCAGGTGTGTACCGGCTCCCCGAGGTGCATCAGCTCGCTGTAGCGCCGGGTGGTCGCGGCCAGCGCGGCCTCCCGCGACAGCCCCTTCTCCAGCGCCCGGTGGAAGGTGGCCGCCTGCCAGGACGCGCCGTTGGTCCGCAGCCGGCACCGTTCCTCGATCACCCCGAGGTACAGGTCCCGGTCGGCGGGTTCGACCCCCCACGCGTCGAGGCCGGCCTCGGCGAGCGGCAGCAGCTCGTCCCGTACGAGCCGCACCGCGTCGACCTCCGCCGTGCCGCCGAACCGGCCGCCCCGGGGCCACTGGAGCCGCGCGTCGATGCCGTGCCGGCAGGCGGCGTCGAAGTTGGCGGCGGCGGCCTCGAAGGGCAGCCGGTTCCACACGGGCCGCGACTCCTCGGCGAGTGCCCGGACGACCCCGTAGTAGAAGGCCGCGTTGGCGATGACGTCCGTGACGGTGGGTCCGGCGGGCAGCACCCTGTTCTCGACGCGCAGATGGGGAACGCCGTCCGCGATCCCGTAGACAGGTCGGTTCCAGCGGTACACCGTGCCGTTGTGCAGCACGAGCTCACCGAGCATCGGCACGCCTCCGGCGTCGAGGACGCTCAGCGGGTCCTCGTCGTCACAGATCGGCAGCAGCGCCGGGTAGTAGCGCAGGTTCTCCTCGAAGAGGTCGTAGGCCGACGAGATCCACCGCTCCCCGAACCAGGTGCGCGGCCGTACGCCCTGCGCCTGGAGTTCGGGCGGACGCGTGTCCGTGGACTGGGTGAACAGCGGGGGCCGCGACTCGCGCCACAGCTCACGGCCGAACAGGAACGGTGAGTTGGCCCCGACCGCGACCTGTACGGCGGCGATCGCCTGCGCCGCGTTCCACACATCGGCGAACCGCGCCGGAGTGACCTGGAGATGCAGTTGCACGGACGTACAGGCCGCCTCCGGAGCGATCGACCTCGACGTGCACGAGAGGCGCTCCACGCCCTCGATGTCGAGAGTGAAGTCCTCACCGCGGGCCGCCACGATCTGATCGTTCAGCAGGGTGTAGCGGTCGACGTCGGAAAGGTTGGAGGAAACCAGGTCGTCACGGTCGAGCGTCGGCAGAATGCCGATCATCATGATTCCCGCGTCGACCTCGTTCGCTTTCCGGTGGGCATATGCCAGTGACGTACGGAGCTCTTCGGCAAGCCGGTCGAATACCCGCCCGGCAAGACGGTGTGGAGCGATGTTGACTTCCAGATTGAACATGGCGAGTTCTGTTTGGAAATCTCGGCTCGCGATCCTTTCGAGTACTTGCCCATTCATCATTTTCGGCATC
This genomic interval from Streptomyces sp. B21-083 contains the following:
- a CDS encoding CPBP family intramembrane glutamic endopeptidase → MQVEAGAVAGDFPEGRPERRTLRDETLLVLGLSLGASGVSALISFVGSVTKPGGLKDQAATLNASAAPGRPWLDLAWQLFGITTALVPVALVAHFLLREGKGLRTLGFDRTRPWPDLGRGAAVAAVIGSTGIAFYLAARGLGFNLTVVPEALPDVWWKYPVLILSAVQNAVLEEVIVVAYLLRRLGQLGWTPGTALVASAVLRGSYHLYQGIGGFIGNMVMGVVFVYLYRRWGRVGPLVVAHSLLDIGAFVGYALLAGKVGWLPTA
- a CDS encoding glutamate-cysteine ligase family protein, coding for MGEKVVAGPFDLSARQRYRTKLRQCLTGLERLLAEKRFDRPKNLLGLEIELNLVGPDGMPKMMNGQVLERIASRDFQTELAMFNLEVNIAPHRLAGRVFDRLAEELRTSLAYAHRKANEVDAGIMMIGILPTLDRDDLVSSNLSDVDRYTLLNDQIVAARGEDFTLDIEGVERLSCTSRSIAPEAACTSVQLHLQVTPARFADVWNAAQAIAAVQVAVGANSPFLFGRELWRESRPPLFTQSTDTRPPELQAQGVRPRTWFGERWISSAYDLFEENLRYYPALLPICDDEDPLSVLDAGGVPMLGELVLHNGTVYRWNRPVYGIADGVPHLRVENRVLPAGPTVTDVIANAAFYYGVVRALAEESRPVWNRLPFEAAAANFDAACRHGIDARLQWPRGGRFGGTAEVDAVRLVRDELLPLAEAGLDAWGVEPADRDLYLGVIEERCRLRTNGASWQAATFHRALEKGLSREAALAATTRRYSELMHLGEPVHTWPVGLPEAVPLG